One genomic region from Motacilla alba alba isolate MOTALB_02 chromosome 5, Motacilla_alba_V1.0_pri, whole genome shotgun sequence encodes:
- the POLE2 gene encoding DNA polymerase epsilon subunit 2 isoform X1: MEPERLRRRLSSAFRLRGLVLRPDALKYLTEAFQSTSEGELDDIIENVIDAVEKQPLSSNMIEQPLVEAAVQECSRAPDEAIENVFNIIGAFDIPRYIYNSERKKFLPLSMTDLPRPSLFGTARDKAELFRERYAILQQRTHRHELFTPSPVDAHPDDSKSKFQLKTVETLLGSPAKVGEVIVLGMLTQLKEGKFFLEDPTGVVQLDLSKAQFHSGLYTESCFVLAEGWYEDEVFHVNAFGFPPTEPSATTRAFYGNINFFGGPSSSSVKASAKLKQLEEENEDAMFVFVSDVWLDQAEVLEKLHMMFSGYSSAPPTCFFFCGNFSSAPYGKNQIQSLKGSLKALADIICEYPSIHKSSRFVFVPGPDDPGPGSILPRPPLAENITQEFRQLVPFSVFTTNPCRVQYCTQEIIIFREDLVNKMCRNCVRFPSSTMDIPNHFVKTILSQGHLSPLPLSVSPVFWAYDHCLRVYPLPDVLLAADRHDPFTVTSSECLCINPVSAAPPRPRAPVPPFSSHKCGFSPLFLPRAPSPEVDFASRCSTPPTRQLKTASFKDSESL; this comes from the exons ATGGAGCCCGAGCGGCTGCGGCGCCGCCTCAGCTCCGCGTTCCGCCTGCGGGGGCTCGTCCTGCGCCC GGATGCCCTGAAGTATCTCACTGAAGCTTTCCAGTCCACCAGTGAGGGAGAACTTGACGATATAATTGAAAATGTCATCGATGCAGTTGAAAAACAGCCTT tgtcATCCAACATGATTGAGCAGCCCCTGGTGGAAGCAGCTGTCCAGGAATGCAGCCGGGCCCCGGATGAGGCCAT agaaaatgttttcaacatTATTGGAGCCTTTGACATTCCACGTTACATTTataattcagaaagaaagaagtttcTGCC CCTGTCCATGACTGACCTGCCTAGGCCGAGTTTATTTGGGACTGCCAGGGACAAGGCAGAGCTGTTCCGGGAGCGCTACGCCATCCTCCAGCAG AGGACTCACAGACATGAGCTGTTCACTCCTTCGCCAGTTGATGCTCATCCCGATGACAGCAAGAGCAAATTCCAG CTGAAGACAGTAGAAACTCTCTTGGGCAGTCCAGCTAAAGTGGGAGAAGTGATTGTGCTTGGGATGCTCACTCAGCTCAAGGAG GGGAAGTTTTTCCTAGAAGACCCCACAGGAGTGGTCCAGCTGGACCTGAGTAAAGCA CAGTTCCACAGTGGCTTGTACACGGAATCCTGCTTTGTCCTGGCAGAAG GTTGGTATGAAGATGAAGTTTTTCATGTGAACGCTTTTGGATTTCCTCCCACTGAGCCTTCTGCTACCACGAG AGCCTTCTATGGGAATATCAACTTCTTTGGAGGGCCTTCCTCATCCTCGGTAAAGGCTTCTGCAAAGctgaagcagctggaggaggagaatgaAGATGccatgtttgtgtttgtgtctgaTGTGTGGCTGGACCAGGCAGAAGTGCTGGAGAAGCTTCACATGATGTTTTCAG GTTATTCCTCTGCACCTCCcacctgctttttcttctgtggaaatTTTTCATCTGCGCCATATGGCAAAAATCAAATCCAGTCCCTGAAAG GTTCCTTGAAGGCTCTGGCAGATATTATATGTGAATATCCCAGCATCCATAAAAG taGTCGATTTGTGTTTGTCCCTGGTCCTGATGATCCTGGGCCTGGTTCCATTTTACCAAG ACCCCCCCTGGCTGAAAACATCACTCAGGAATTCAGACAGCTGGTgccattttcagttttcaccACAAATCCCTGCAG GGTTCAGTACTGCACCCaagaaatcattatttttcGGGAAGATTTGGTCAACAAAATGTGCAGGAACTGTGTCCGCTTCCCAAGCAGCACCATGGACATTCCCAACCAT TTTGTGAAGACCATTCTGTCTCAGGGCCACCTGAGCCCGCTGCCGCTGTCGGTCAGCCCGGTGTTCTGGGCCTACGATCACTGCCTGCGGGTGTACCCGCTGCCCGACGTGCTGCTGGCCGCTGACAGACACGACCCCTTCACGGTCACCAGCAGCGAGTGCCTGTGCATCAACCCCGTGAGCGCCGCGCCCCCGCGCCCCCGCGCCCCTGTACCGCCATTTTCCTCACACAAATGTggattttcccctcttttccttcccagggcTCCTTCCCCAGAAGTGGATTTTGCTTCAAGGTGTTCTACCCCTCCAACAAGACAGTTGAAGACAG CAAGCTTCAAGGACTCTGAATCCCTGTGA
- the POLE2 gene encoding DNA polymerase epsilon subunit 2 isoform X2 yields MEPERLRRRLSSAFRLRGLVLRPDALKYLTEAFQSTSEGELDDIIENVIDAVEKQPLSSNMIEQPLVEAAVQECSRAPDEAIENVFNIIGAFDIPRYIYNSERKKFLPLSMTDLPRPSLFGTARDKAELFRERYAILQQRTHRHELFTPSPVDAHPDDSKSKFQLKTVETLLGSPAKVGEVIVLGMLTQLKEGKFFLEDPTGVVQLDLSKAQFHSGLYTESCFVLAEGWYEDEVFHVNAFGFPPTEPSATTRAFYGNINFFGGPSSSSVKASAKLKQLEEENEDAMFVFVSDVWLDQAEVLEKLHMMFSGYSSAPPTCFFFCGNFSSAPYGKNQIQSLKGSLKALADIICEYPSIHKSSRFVFVPGPDDPGPGSILPRPPLAENITQEFRQLVPFSVFTTNPCRVQYCTQEIIIFREDLVNKMCRNCVRFPSSTMDIPNHFVKTILSQGHLSPLPLSVSPVFWAYDHCLRVYPLPDVLLAADRHDPFTVTSSECLCINPGSFPRSGFCFKVFYPSNKTVEDSKLQGL; encoded by the exons ATGGAGCCCGAGCGGCTGCGGCGCCGCCTCAGCTCCGCGTTCCGCCTGCGGGGGCTCGTCCTGCGCCC GGATGCCCTGAAGTATCTCACTGAAGCTTTCCAGTCCACCAGTGAGGGAGAACTTGACGATATAATTGAAAATGTCATCGATGCAGTTGAAAAACAGCCTT tgtcATCCAACATGATTGAGCAGCCCCTGGTGGAAGCAGCTGTCCAGGAATGCAGCCGGGCCCCGGATGAGGCCAT agaaaatgttttcaacatTATTGGAGCCTTTGACATTCCACGTTACATTTataattcagaaagaaagaagtttcTGCC CCTGTCCATGACTGACCTGCCTAGGCCGAGTTTATTTGGGACTGCCAGGGACAAGGCAGAGCTGTTCCGGGAGCGCTACGCCATCCTCCAGCAG AGGACTCACAGACATGAGCTGTTCACTCCTTCGCCAGTTGATGCTCATCCCGATGACAGCAAGAGCAAATTCCAG CTGAAGACAGTAGAAACTCTCTTGGGCAGTCCAGCTAAAGTGGGAGAAGTGATTGTGCTTGGGATGCTCACTCAGCTCAAGGAG GGGAAGTTTTTCCTAGAAGACCCCACAGGAGTGGTCCAGCTGGACCTGAGTAAAGCA CAGTTCCACAGTGGCTTGTACACGGAATCCTGCTTTGTCCTGGCAGAAG GTTGGTATGAAGATGAAGTTTTTCATGTGAACGCTTTTGGATTTCCTCCCACTGAGCCTTCTGCTACCACGAG AGCCTTCTATGGGAATATCAACTTCTTTGGAGGGCCTTCCTCATCCTCGGTAAAGGCTTCTGCAAAGctgaagcagctggaggaggagaatgaAGATGccatgtttgtgtttgtgtctgaTGTGTGGCTGGACCAGGCAGAAGTGCTGGAGAAGCTTCACATGATGTTTTCAG GTTATTCCTCTGCACCTCCcacctgctttttcttctgtggaaatTTTTCATCTGCGCCATATGGCAAAAATCAAATCCAGTCCCTGAAAG GTTCCTTGAAGGCTCTGGCAGATATTATATGTGAATATCCCAGCATCCATAAAAG taGTCGATTTGTGTTTGTCCCTGGTCCTGATGATCCTGGGCCTGGTTCCATTTTACCAAG ACCCCCCCTGGCTGAAAACATCACTCAGGAATTCAGACAGCTGGTgccattttcagttttcaccACAAATCCCTGCAG GGTTCAGTACTGCACCCaagaaatcattatttttcGGGAAGATTTGGTCAACAAAATGTGCAGGAACTGTGTCCGCTTCCCAAGCAGCACCATGGACATTCCCAACCAT TTTGTGAAGACCATTCTGTCTCAGGGCCACCTGAGCCCGCTGCCGCTGTCGGTCAGCCCGGTGTTCTGGGCCTACGATCACTGCCTGCGGGTGTACCCGCTGCCCGACGTGCTGCTGGCCGCTGACAGACACGACCCCTTCACGGTCACCAGCAGCGAGTGCCTGTGCATCAACCCC ggcTCCTTCCCCAGAAGTGGATTTTGCTTCAAGGTGTTCTACCCCTCCAACAAGACAGTTGAAGACAG CAAGCTTCAAGGACTCTGA
- the POLE2 gene encoding DNA polymerase epsilon subunit 2 isoform X3 → MEPERLRRRLSSAFRLRGLVLRPDALKYLTEAFQSTSEGELDDIIENVIDAVEKQPLSSNMIEQPLVEAAVQECSRAPDEAIENVFNIIGAFDIPRYIYNSERKKFLPLSMTDLPRPSLFGTARDKAELFRERYAILQQRTHRHELFTPSPVDAHPDDSKSKFQLKTVETLLGSPAKVGEVIVLGMLTQLKEGKFFLEDPTGVVQLDLSKAQFHSGLYTESCFVLAEGWYEDEVFHVNAFGFPPTEPSATTRAFYGNINFFGGPSSSSVKASAKLKQLEEENEDAMFVFVSDVWLDQAEVLEKLHMMFSGYSSAPPTCFFFCGNFSSAPYGKNQIQSLKGSLKALADIICEYPSIHKSSRFVFVPGPDDPGPGSILPRPPLAENITQEFRQLVPFSVFTTNPCRVQYCTQEIIIFREDLVNKMCRNCVRFPSSTMDIPNHGSFPRSGFCFKVFYPSNKTVEDSKLQGL, encoded by the exons ATGGAGCCCGAGCGGCTGCGGCGCCGCCTCAGCTCCGCGTTCCGCCTGCGGGGGCTCGTCCTGCGCCC GGATGCCCTGAAGTATCTCACTGAAGCTTTCCAGTCCACCAGTGAGGGAGAACTTGACGATATAATTGAAAATGTCATCGATGCAGTTGAAAAACAGCCTT tgtcATCCAACATGATTGAGCAGCCCCTGGTGGAAGCAGCTGTCCAGGAATGCAGCCGGGCCCCGGATGAGGCCAT agaaaatgttttcaacatTATTGGAGCCTTTGACATTCCACGTTACATTTataattcagaaagaaagaagtttcTGCC CCTGTCCATGACTGACCTGCCTAGGCCGAGTTTATTTGGGACTGCCAGGGACAAGGCAGAGCTGTTCCGGGAGCGCTACGCCATCCTCCAGCAG AGGACTCACAGACATGAGCTGTTCACTCCTTCGCCAGTTGATGCTCATCCCGATGACAGCAAGAGCAAATTCCAG CTGAAGACAGTAGAAACTCTCTTGGGCAGTCCAGCTAAAGTGGGAGAAGTGATTGTGCTTGGGATGCTCACTCAGCTCAAGGAG GGGAAGTTTTTCCTAGAAGACCCCACAGGAGTGGTCCAGCTGGACCTGAGTAAAGCA CAGTTCCACAGTGGCTTGTACACGGAATCCTGCTTTGTCCTGGCAGAAG GTTGGTATGAAGATGAAGTTTTTCATGTGAACGCTTTTGGATTTCCTCCCACTGAGCCTTCTGCTACCACGAG AGCCTTCTATGGGAATATCAACTTCTTTGGAGGGCCTTCCTCATCCTCGGTAAAGGCTTCTGCAAAGctgaagcagctggaggaggagaatgaAGATGccatgtttgtgtttgtgtctgaTGTGTGGCTGGACCAGGCAGAAGTGCTGGAGAAGCTTCACATGATGTTTTCAG GTTATTCCTCTGCACCTCCcacctgctttttcttctgtggaaatTTTTCATCTGCGCCATATGGCAAAAATCAAATCCAGTCCCTGAAAG GTTCCTTGAAGGCTCTGGCAGATATTATATGTGAATATCCCAGCATCCATAAAAG taGTCGATTTGTGTTTGTCCCTGGTCCTGATGATCCTGGGCCTGGTTCCATTTTACCAAG ACCCCCCCTGGCTGAAAACATCACTCAGGAATTCAGACAGCTGGTgccattttcagttttcaccACAAATCCCTGCAG GGTTCAGTACTGCACCCaagaaatcattatttttcGGGAAGATTTGGTCAACAAAATGTGCAGGAACTGTGTCCGCTTCCCAAGCAGCACCATGGACATTCCCAACCAT ggcTCCTTCCCCAGAAGTGGATTTTGCTTCAAGGTGTTCTACCCCTCCAACAAGACAGTTGAAGACAG CAAGCTTCAAGGACTCTGA
- the DNAAF2 gene encoding protein kintoun yields the protein MLFAVSIATACRRRHLVYRHHSNARHLVRRPHSSAPGRAEPSRAGAMAGAGRLHDLDLSAEEAERLRRAFRDERFRELFAEFAAELTDPEQRRLYEEEVAALERERGVEVRFVHPTPGFVLRTSQEGSRRCYINVCSNALMGEPRARAERGGQRWELPYSLAPGREELRPAGRRRLLYDVVFHPAALRLAARSARFRRLLRDTALDAVESHCGVRLDRNNATVLRGVSYKGVPQAPVIRSPLPGGAPKPPDDGESPLPPFPFPFPPAAAPPPAAAGGSAPAAPPPPSGPTTPRWSIRHRSYVDLQDYRHCRDSAPSPVPRELVVTVELPLLRSAEQAELEIRGRELRLDSRCPAYRLRLRLPYDVDESGGRAAFNRAQRQLQVTLPVVLPGPAGERLEGDEPAAEGPAQAGPAEAGGGAAPPPELGPGGAARGTCGGGEPGDPLAEPPAAPLCDPPAGPCAEPLAEPPLEPLCDPPAEPSGEPHVDPASEPCADSPAEPATDPTSEPATDPTSEPATDPTSEPHAEPATDPTSEPATEPATDPTSDPSAAPATDPTSDPPAAPATAPRSEPFPEAAADPPAESPTEPPALPCSGAASPIASPEPAMPTGDTSPQVPECHPSDVPTCPPFRARQDEASLTLLLPVPGIRPQSLRGFVGTQHYSLSFRTAAAAFALFLRFPAAAALLAPESSVSVSAHNAVVRLAKAPGSTGLWDRFSFGPEPSALQERLFVSEENVDGFLGTAFCPSPCSQSALERQPLIEVLDVTEDRIQIRVEPQERDGQGTLGSSGEALAGEADSNYPETKAETKCPAAEGGAAGSIPAPTAGTIGTAAVLHPNCLQHEPPAPGSAIPGGSGSAEPDLESAAAAGAAAPGWGKAGGVQGDGDEREDEEAAPGLGSRAGSPVLREVNPQDGSERVLRDHRARCPVHFHSSLLYQLD from the exons ATGTTGTTTGCCGTCTCCATAGCAACCGCCTGCCGGCGCCGCCATCTTGTTTACCGTCACCACAGCAACGCCCGCCATCTTGTTCGGCGTCCCCACAGCAGCGCTcccggccgggccgagccgagccgagccggggccatggcgggcgcggggcggctgCACGACCTGGACCTCAGCGCCGAGGAGGCGGAGCGGCTCCGGCGCGCCTTCCGCGACGAGCGGTTCCGCGAGCTGTTCGCGGAGTTCGCGGCCGAGCTCACCGACCCCGAGCAGCGCCGGCTGTACGAGGAGGAGGTGGCGGCGCTGGAGCGGGAGCGCGGCGTGGAGGTGCGCTTCGTGCACCCGACGCCGGGCTTCGTGCTGCGGACGAGCCAGGAGGGCTCCCGCCGCTGCTACATCAACGTCTGCAGCAACGCGCTGATGGGCGAGCCGCGGGCCCGCGCCGAGCGCGGCGGGCAGCGCTGGGAGCTGCCCTACAGCCTGGCCCCGGGCCGCGAGGAGCTgcgccccgccggccgccgccgcctcctgtACGACGTGGTGTTCCACCCCGCCGCGCTGCGCCTGgccgcccgcagcgcccgcTTCCGCCGCCTGCTCCGCGACACGGCGCTGGACGCCGTGGAGAGCCACTGCGGGGTGCGGCTGGACCGCAACAACGCCACCGTCCTGCGAGGGGTCTCCTACAAGGGCGTCCCCCAGGCGCCCGTCATCCGCTCCCCGCTGCCCGGCGGCGCCCCGAAGCCGCCCGACGACGGCGAGTCCCCGCTGCcgcccttccccttccccttcccgcccgccgccgccccgccgcccgccgccgccggaggctccgcgcccgccgcgccgccgccgccctccgGCCCCACCACGCCGCGCTGGAGCATCCGCCACCGCTCCTACGTGGACCTGCAGGACTACCGGCACTGCCGCGACTCGGCGCCCAGCCCGGTGCCGCGGGAGCTGGTGGTGACGGTGGAGCTGCCGCTGCTGCGCTCCGCCGAGCAGGCGGAGCTGGAGATCCGCGGGCGGGAGCTGCGGCTGGACTCGCGGTGTCCCGCCTACCGCCTGCGCCTCCGCCTCCCCTACGACGTGGACGAGAGCGGCGGGCGAGCCGCCTTCAACCGGGCCCAGCGGCAGCTGCAGGTGACGCTGCCCGTGGTGCTGCCGGGCCCAGCCGGGGAGCGGCTGGAGGGGGACGAGCCCGCTGCCGAGGGGCCGGCACAGGCAGGGCCGGCGGAggcgggcggcggagcggcTCCTCCCCCGGAACTCGGGCCTGGCGGCGCGGCCCGCGGCACGTGTGGCGGCGGGGAGCCCGGTGATCCGCTCGCCGAACCCCCGGCTGCCCCGCTTTGTGATCCTCCCGCTGGTCCGTGTGCCGAGCCCCTCGCTGAACCGCCCTTAGAGCCACTCTGTGATCCACCCGCGGAACCCTCGGGTGAACCGCACGTTGATCCAGCCTCTGAACCGTGTGCTGACTCCCCTGCTGAACCAGCCACTGATCCAACCTCTGAACCAGCCACTGATCCAACCTCTGAACCTGCCACTGATCCAACCTCTGAACCCCACGCTGAACCCGCCACTGATCCAACCTCTGAACCTGCCACTGAACCTGCTACTGACCCAACCTCCgacccctctgctgctccagccactgaTCCGACCTCTGACCCCCCTGCCGCTCCAGCCACTGCCCCCCGCTCTGAGCCTTTCCCCGAAGCCGCCGCTGATCCCCCCGCAGAATCCCCCACCgagcccccggccctgccctgctccggTGCCGCTTCCCCCATCGCCAGCCCCGAGCCAGCCATGCCCACCGGGGACACGTCCCCGCAGGTCCCCGAGTGCCACCCCAGCGATGTGCCCACCTGCCCTCCCTTCCGTGCCCGGCAGGACGAGGCGTCCCtcacgctgctgctgccggtGCCCGGCATTCGGCCGCAGAGCCTCCGCGGGTTTGTGGGCACCCAGCACTACAGCCTTTCCTTCCGCACGGCCGCCGCCGCCTTCGCCCTGTTCCTGCGCTTccctgccgccgccgcgctgCTGGCCCCCGAGAGCAGCGTCAGCGTCTCTGCCCACAACGCCGTGGTGCGGCTCGCCAAGGCCCCCGGCAGCACCGGCCTCTGGGACAGGTTCAGCTTCGGCCCCGAGCCCTCCGCTCTGCAG GAGAGGTTGTTTGTCAGTGAGGAGAACGTTGATGGATTTCTAGGCACTGCTTTCTGCCCTTCCCCTTGCTCCCAATCAGCACTGGAAAGGCAGCCATTAATTGAAGTGCTGGATGTCACTGAGGACAGAATTCAAATCAGGGTGGAG CCCCAGGAACGTGATGGACAAGGAACGCTCGGCAGCTCAGGGGAAGCCCTTGCTGGAGAGGCCGACAGCAACTACCCCGAAACAAAGGCAGAAACGAAGTGtcctgcagctgagggaggtgctgcaggatccatcccagctcccacagctggaaCAATAGGAACAGCGGCCGTGCTTCACCCCAATTGTTTGCAGCATGAACCTCCTGCCCCCGGTTCAGCGATTCCCGGCGGATCCGGGAGCGCGGAGCCCGATTTagaaagtgctgctgcagcaggagccgcggccccaggctggggaaaagcaggaggagtgcagggggatggggatgagcgggaggatgaggaggcagccccggggctgggcagcagggcaggctcccCGGTGCTGCGGGAGGTGAACCCCCAGGACGGCAGCGAGCGCGTCCTCCGCGATCACCGCGCGCGCTGCCCCGTGCActtccacagctccctgctctaCCAGCTGGATTAG
- the MGAT2 gene encoding alpha-1,6-mannosyl-glycoprotein 2-beta-N-acetylglucosaminyltransferase: MRLRVYKRKVLLLALALALCALALWGTGGGGRRRQQQPQQQQQQQQRGGPGSTGEPPRVSEPPPPVPRRPAANASVAVAAEVLSENATLSYRSLVYRLNFDQPVRNAGRFPARPDAVLVVQVHDRAEHLRLLLESLRRAAGVENVLLVLSHDLWAEELNRLAAGVDFCPVLQVFFPFSIQLYPREFPGHDPRDCPRDVGKAAALRLGCINAEFPDSFGHYREARFAQTKHHWWWKLHFVWEHVRALREHAGPVLFLEEDHYLAPDFYHVLKRLWALRRTECPECQLVSLGTYGPVRGGFAGRADKVEMKTWKSTEHNMGMAFGRDTYQKLIECTDAFCTYDDYNWDWTLQHLTVSCLPKFWKVLVPEIPRIFHTGDCGMHHKKSCRPSTQSAKIDSLLNSNRQYLFPEAMSVSKRYSMAPLSPHVKNGGWGDIRDHELCKSYRRLQ; the protein is encoded by the coding sequence ATGCGGCTGCGCGTCTACAAGCgcaaggtgctgctgctggcgctggCGCTGGCTCTCTGCGCCCTAGCGCTCTGGGGcaccggcggcggcgggcggcggcggcagcagcagccgcagcagcagcagcagcagcagcagcggggcgGTCCCGGTAGCACCGGGGAACCGCCGCGGGTCAGCGAGCCCCCGCCGCCGGTaccgcgccgccccgccgccaaCGCGTCGGTCGCCGTGGCGGCGGAGGTGCTGTCCGAGAACGCGACGCTGAGTTACCGCTCGCTCGTGTACCGCCTGAACTTCGACCAGCCGGTGCGGAACGCCGGGCGCTTCCCGGCGCGGCCCGACGCGGTGCTCGTGGTGCAGGTGCACGACCGCGCCGAGCACCTGCGGCTGCTGCTCGAGTCGctgcggcgggcggcgggcgtGGAGAAcgtgctgctggtgctgagccACGACCTGTGGGCCGAGGAGCTGAACCGGCTGGCGGCCGGCGTGGACTTCTGCCCGGTGCTGCAGGTGTTCTTCCCGTTCAGCATCCAGCTGTACCCGCGCGAGTTCCCGGGCCACGACCCCCGCGACTGCCCCCGCGACGTGGGCAAGGCGGCGGCGCTGCGGCTGGGCTGCATCAACGCCGAGTTCCCCGACTCGTTCGGGCACTACCGCGAGGCGCGCTTCGCGCAGACCAAGCACCACTGGTGGTGGAAGCTGCACTTCGTGTGGGAGCACGTGCGGGCGCTGCGGGAGCACGCGGGGCCCGTGCTGTTCCTCGAGGAGGATCACTACCTGGCGCCCGACTTCTACCACGTCCTCAAGCGGCTCTGGGCGCTGCGCCGCACCGAGTGCCCCGAGTGCCAGCTCGTGTCGCTGGGCACCTACGGCCCCGTGCGGGGCGGCTTCGCCGGCCGCGCCGACAAGGTGGAGATGAAGACGTGGAAGTCCACGGAGCACAACATGGGCATGGCCTTCGGCAGAGACACCTACCAGAAGCTCATCGAGTGCACGGACGCCTTCTGCACCTACGATGACTACAACTGGGACTGGACTCTGCAGCACTTGACTGTCTCTTGTCTTCCAAAGTTCTGGAAAGTGCTGGTTCCCGAAATCCCCAGGATTTTTCACACGGGGGACTGTGGCATGCACCACAAGAAATCCTGCAGACCGTCCACCCAGAGTGCCAAAATCGATTCTCTCTTGAACAGCAACCGACAGTACCTGTTTCCCGAGGCGATGAGCGTCAGTAAAAGGTACTCCATGgctcccctgtcccctcacgTCAAGAACGGGGGCTGGGGAGACATCAGGGACCACGAGCTCTGTAAGAGCTACCGCAGACTCCAGTGA